Proteins from a single region of Hydra vulgaris chromosome 12, alternate assembly HydraT2T_AEP:
- the LOC124817325 gene encoding putative protein 2 isoform X2, whose product MASFQLILVLISINLSTVVFCEFGDLRCKCICPKEKNNTSNIFVVNTITQPDDCNCENVVKRSENFCLKCECKFEARNSLLIKVIIIFVLSTIVFLYVYMVVVFVQSKCKSSKLSVTSDEMQAKLKEPVVKLKYTPITNLYRKITDWQNTVDEQRVRVYGNKELLS is encoded by the coding sequence atggCTTCTTTTCAATTAATACTAGttttaataagtataaatttatcaaCGGTTGTATTTTGCGAATTTGGAGATTTACGTTGCAAGTGCATTTGCccaaaagagaaaaataatacctcaaatatttttgttgtaaacaCAATAACACAACCAGATGATTGCAATTGTGAAAATGTTGTGAAAAGAAgtgaaaacttttgtttaaagtgTGAATGCAAGTTTGAAGCTCGTAACTCCTTACTTATTAAAGTAatcattatatttgttttgtcAACAATTGTTTTTCTCTATGTTTACATGGTTGTAGTGTTTGTTcaatcaaaatgtaaatcatcTAAATTAAGTGTAACATCAGATGAGATGCAAGCAAAGCTTAAAGAGCCTGTTGTTAAACTAAAATACACCCCAATAACCAACCTGTATCGTAAAATTACTGATTGGCAGAACACTGTAGATGAACAGAGAGTTCGTGTTTATGGAAATAAAGAGTTATTAAGctga
- the LOC136089019 gene encoding uncharacterized protein LOC136089019: protein MDIEMTSSDVSDYDDSDISNNEAKDDLSLQDKKTVCIYNSVEEAEHYLLSVNEPTKISSKSDIYICDSVKEANQCLHNYEIDNTVRFAAFSTPKDFGSTDIFSHKHKVLWETSPEFFNTPYVVLSSKRFDCHHGVDRNSNAKQKYIDAKENQKKFDHWYRGEYVIIQDTKKFECPAKVNMKEIVYFTSLKVVNMTNYYKNQVSRDIRNSLMKHNTFVFCRKIKVEIDCLLCHRNHPLGKSELLSQKIDHRLSTKISEFVKQGVSNVCEMKRLLKIMVCDMFGKKDLPPSNNRRFYPRNNIIRTHIVIERQKLRFSNIDQDCLENKINEWKVSDATVKIHYHPKRSHSKDELLFVYQAGWQKKLLNKYGCEVFICDFHREQAWDRWIKKTSNGCFSKKEDILKLLRCIAWSRSCEEEVDAIKALELSDFWCQDGFSKLKHYVEMYWMPIKKRWIWWFRQNRLLINCNTNNGVERQNESFKYCYLKKYNNSSLTGMLTLLIEEFFTDKLESYTDANFKMDARYRRYGCWVPKYLYNRLRSLVKHCLLQKSTADYMDLNTVVMMKHGIFTVSSTIDSSTKYFVHFGDENIMPKCTCYDWISTGYPCKHFFAIFKKYPAWSWNTLSKLYVNSPFLNLDEDNYDIFHEKKPFNFSKSLSPLKESSLSLKKNTTVEDQNDICKKHVPIYSGVDVREMLNTIKNLSFEFEANSDELVMLHKTLSTLIDKLNKGRVRESGIPVTQTNNKLSKKHISIPVRKPIKAQTKRVGSQKEKTSNASKVFIVAESYLVDSIEHKIVDEPVNKERFVVDHEIVISHNNDEHLVENWFYFLRQNSHQMI from the exons atggatATAGAAATGACAAG TTCAGATGTATCAGATTACGATGATTCAGACATATCAAATAATGAGGCAAAAGATGATTTAAGTCTTCAGG ataaaaaaacggTTTGTATTTACAATTCTGTCGAAGAAGCTGAACACTATCTTCTATCTGTTAATGAACcaacaaaaatttcaa GTAAAAGTGATATCTACATATGTGATTCAGTTAAAGAAGCCAATCAGTGTCTTCATAACTATGAGATAGATAATACTGTTCGCTTTGCTGCTTTTTCAACTCCAAAGGATTTTGGTAGTACAG atatattttcaCACAAGCACAAAGTGTTATGGGAAACATCCCCAGAATTTTTTAATACGCCTTATGTTGTTTTGTCATCAAAAAGGTTTGATTGTCATCATGGCGTTGATCGGAATTCTAATGCTAAGCAAAAGTATATCGATgcaaaagaaaatcaaaaa aaGTTTGATCATTGGTACAGAGGTGAATATGTGATTATTCAAGACACTAAGAAGTTTGAATGTCCTGCAAAAGTTAACATGAAAGAGATTGTATATTTTACTAGTTTAAAG GTTGTCAACATgacaaattattacaaaaaccAAGTATCAAGAGATATTCGAAATTCTTTGATGAAGCataatacttttgtattttgtagaaaaattaaagttgaaataGACTGCCTATTATGTCACCGAAATCATCCACTTGGAAAA AGTGAACTCCTGTCTCAGAAAATTGACCATCGATTGTCAACAAAGATTTCTGAATTTGTGAAACAAGGCGTTTCAAATGTATGTGAGATGAAGaggcttttaaaaattatggttTGTGATATGTTTGGAAAAAAAGATTTGCCTCCTTCTAACAACAGAAGGTTCTATCCAAGAAATAATATCATTCGTACACACATAGTCATTGAACGTCAAAAGCttag atTCTCAAACATTGATCAGGATtgtttagaaaacaaaataaatgagtGGAAGGTTTCTGACGCCACTGTCAAAATACATTACCATCCAAAAAGAAGTCATAGTAAGGATGAGCTGTTGTTTGTTTATCAAGctggttggcaaaaaaaacttctaaataaaTATG GGTGTGAAGTATTCATCTGCGATTTTCATAGAGAACAGGCATGGGATCgttggataaaaaaaacttccaatggttgttttagtaaaaaagaagatattttaaaattgttaagatGTATAGCTTGGTCAAGATCTTGTGAAGAAGAAGTAGATGCTATAAAAGCGTTAGAGCTTTCTGACTTTTGGTGTCAAGAtggtttttctaaattaaaacattatgttGAAATGTATTGGATGcctataaaaaag AGATGGATCTGGTGGTTTAGGCAAAATCGTCTTCTAATTAATTGCAACACAAACAATGGTGTTGAAAGACAAAATGAGTCATTTAAGTATTgctatttaaagaaatataacaaCTCTTCTTTGACAGGCatgttaactttattaattgaaGAATTCTTCACTGATAAGCTAGAAAg CTACACTGATGCCAACTTCAAAATGGATGCAAGATACAGGAGATATGGCTGTTGGGtgccaaaatatttatataatcgCCTTCGTAGTTTAGTTAAGCATTGCTTGTTGCAAAAATCTACTGCTGATTATATGGATTTGAACACAGTTGTAATGATGAAACATGGTATCTTTACTGTATCTAGTACCATTGATTCTTCTACAAAATACTTTGTGCATTTTGGTGATGAAAATATTATGCCAAAATGTACTTGTTATGATTGGATATCAACAGGCTATCcctgcaaacatttttttgctatattcaAAAAGTATCCTGCTTGGTCATGGAATACATTATCAAAACTTTATGTGAATTCTCCATTCTTAAATTTAGATGAAGATAACTATGATATATTCCatgaaaaaaaaccttttaatttttcaaagtcACTTTCACCTTTAAAAGAGTCAtctttgtctttaaaaaaaaatacaactgtAGAAGATCAGAATGACATATGTAAAAAACATGTTCCCATTTATTCTGGTGTCGATGTTAGGGAGATGCTTAATACTATTAAGAACTTATCATTTGAATTTGAGGCAAACTCTGATGAACTAGTGATGTTACATAAAACTCTTTCCACTCTAATAGACAAACTAAACAAAGGAAGAGTAAGAGAATCTGGGATTCCTGTCActcaaacaaataataaattaagcaaaaaacaTATTTCTATTCCTGTACGGAAACCAATAAAAGCTCAAACTAAGCGTGTTGGatcacaaaaagaaaaaacatcaaatgCTTCTAAAGTGTTTATAGTAGCAGAGAGTTACTTAGTTGACTCGATTGAACATAAAATTGTTGATGAGCCTGTAAACAAAGAAAGGTTTGTTGTTGACCATGAGATAGTTATTTCACATAACAATGATGAACATTTAGTAGAAAACTGGTTTTACTTCCTCAGACAAAACTCTCATCAGATGATATGA